Proteins encoded within one genomic window of Betaproteobacteria bacterium:
- a CDS encoding cobalamin biosynthesis protein CbiX, whose translation MASDTALVLFAHGSRDPEWARPFEALRARLERRLPDTPVVLAFLEQMQPGLPEVIGTLADQSIERVTVLPLFMAQGRHLREELPRIIARACEDNPGVLVRTSAAVGEIESLLQAIADWAVAEHERTRAADLGHPLA comes from the coding sequence ATGGCAAGCGATACCGCCCTGGTGCTGTTTGCGCACGGCTCGCGCGATCCCGAGTGGGCGCGTCCGTTCGAGGCGCTGCGCGCCCGGCTCGAACGGCGCCTGCCCGATACGCCAGTCGTGCTGGCTTTTCTGGAACAGATGCAGCCCGGCCTGCCCGAGGTGATCGGCACGCTGGCCGACCAGAGCATCGAGCGTGTCACGGTGCTGCCGCTCTTCATGGCGCAAGGCCGCCACCTGCGCGAGGAGCTGCCGCGAATCATCGCCCGGGCCTGCGAAGACAATCCCGGCGTGCTGGTTCGAACCAGCGCGGCGGTGGGCGAGATCGAAAGCCTGTTGCAGGCGATCGCCGACTGGGCCGTCGCCGAACATGAGCGCACGCGCGCAGCCGATCTCGGCCATCCACTGGCGTGA
- a CDS encoding DUF192 domain-containing protein: MKPLSKRIAMLPALLALVTAASHAADKLPVIELRIGEHKVSAEVAATEPARTLGLMHRKQPLAADAGMLFVFTAPGFHGMWMRNTYIPLSVAFIDERGVVLNIADMMPLTTDSHTAAGFALYALEMNQGWFAARGIRAGAKVLGLEAAAKPK; this comes from the coding sequence ATGAAACCGCTTTCCAAGCGCATCGCCATGCTGCCCGCCCTGCTTGCTTTGGTTACCGCCGCGAGCCACGCAGCCGACAAGCTGCCCGTGATCGAACTGCGAATCGGCGAGCACAAGGTGAGCGCCGAAGTCGCGGCCACGGAACCCGCGCGCACGCTGGGTCTCATGCATCGCAAGCAGCCGCTCGCCGCCGATGCCGGGATGCTGTTCGTGTTCACCGCACCCGGTTTCCACGGCATGTGGATGCGCAACACCTATATCCCGCTGTCGGTCGCATTCATCGACGAGCGCGGCGTCGTTCTCAACATCGCCGACATGATGCCGCTCACCACCGACTCCCATACCGCGGCCGGGTTCGCCCTTTATGCCCTGGAGATGAACCAGGGCTGGTTCGCCGCGCGCGGCATTCGTGCAGGCGCCAAGGTGCTCGGGCTCGAAGCCGCAGCGAAGCCGAAGTAA
- the mscL gene encoding large conductance mechanosensitive channel protein MscL, whose amino-acid sequence MAIIQEFREFAIKGNMVDLAVAVIIGAAFGKIIDSLVKDIIMPLIGLLLGGVDFKHLFITLGSASYATLAEAEKAGAAVLRYGTFLQTLVDFLIIAWVIFLVIKAINRMKREQPPAPAAPPEEVVLLREIRDAVRKP is encoded by the coding sequence ATGGCGATCATTCAGGAGTTCAGGGAATTCGCGATCAAGGGCAACATGGTGGATCTTGCGGTAGCCGTCATCATCGGCGCCGCTTTCGGCAAGATCATCGACTCGCTGGTGAAAGACATCATCATGCCGCTGATCGGGTTGCTTCTGGGCGGCGTGGATTTCAAGCACCTGTTCATCACGCTGGGCTCCGCCAGCTATGCCACGCTGGCCGAAGCGGAGAAAGCGGGCGCCGCAGTGCTGCGCTACGGCACATTCCTGCAGACGCTGGTCGATTTCCTGATCATCGCCTGGGTGATCTTCCTCGTCATCAAGGCGATCAATCGCATGAAGCGCGAGCAGCCGCCCGCGCCGGCTGCGCCGCCCGAGGAAGTCGTGCTGCTCAGGGAGATTCGCGACGCGGTGCGCAAGCCCTGA
- a CDS encoding superoxide dismutase [Fe] (SodB; iron binding; present under aerobic and anaerobic conditions; destroys free radicals), with protein MKHELPPLPYAMDALAPHVSKETLEFHYGKHHQAYVTNLNNLIPNTEYDKMTLEEIVKKAPPGGVFNNAAQVWNHTFFWRCMKPGGGGAPGGALAQAIDKKWGSLDDFKKQFQASAVGNFGSGWTWLVKKGDGSVDIVNTSNAGTPLSTSDKALLTIDVWEHAYYIDYRNARPKFVETFLASLANWDFAAKNFA; from the coding sequence ATGAAGCACGAGCTTCCGCCTCTGCCCTACGCCATGGATGCGCTCGCCCCGCACGTATCCAAGGAAACGCTCGAGTTCCACTATGGCAAGCATCATCAGGCGTACGTCACCAACCTGAACAATCTCATCCCGAACACCGAGTACGACAAGATGACCCTGGAGGAGATCGTCAAGAAAGCGCCTCCGGGTGGAGTCTTCAACAACGCTGCGCAGGTCTGGAACCACACGTTCTTCTGGCGCTGCATGAAGCCGGGCGGCGGCGGTGCGCCGGGCGGCGCGCTGGCGCAGGCGATCGACAAGAAGTGGGGTTCCCTGGACGATTTCAAGAAGCAGTTCCAGGCCTCGGCCGTGGGCAACTTCGGCTCGGGCTGGACGTGGCTGGTGAAGAAGGGCGACGGCTCGGTCGATATCGTCAACACCAGCAATGCCGGCACCCCGCTCAGCACCAGCGACAAGGCGCTGCTGACGATCGACGTGTGGGAACATGCCTACTACATCGACTATCGCAACGCGCGGCCCAAGTTCGTCGAGACCTTTCTTGCCAGCCTTGCGAACTGGGATTTCGCGGCCAAGAATTTCGCCTGA
- a CDS encoding tripartite tricarboxylate transporter substrate binding protein, giving the protein MPKKHLLGSLLLCCALVQAASAPAALLERHAEGPFPNRPIRLVVTFPPGGGTDTLARILGVQLGEIWREQVVIDNRPGASGNIGAEIVARSASDGYTLLMVNSTFAMNAGLYSKLKFDSVRDFTAIARVASTSGIVAVHPSLAVGSIKELIAAARTRPGKIAYSSCGSGTPQHLSGELLKFLAKIELIHVPYKGCAPALADGLAGQVPVIFNTVPNVLPHARAGRLRALAVTSGKRFALEPDLHTVAEAGLEGYDVDQWFAVLGPSGIPQPIVATLNREIVRIVAAPALREKLIAQYFVPAPSTPEQMTTIVRQDIARWAKLIKQVGIRVD; this is encoded by the coding sequence ATGCCGAAAAAACACCTGCTGGGTAGCCTGTTGCTGTGTTGTGCGCTCGTGCAGGCTGCGAGCGCGCCGGCCGCTTTGCTCGAGCGGCACGCCGAAGGTCCGTTTCCGAACCGGCCGATCCGGCTGGTCGTGACCTTTCCTCCGGGTGGCGGCACCGACACCTTGGCGCGCATCCTGGGCGTGCAGCTCGGCGAGATATGGCGCGAACAGGTGGTGATCGACAATCGTCCGGGCGCGAGCGGCAACATCGGCGCCGAGATCGTCGCGCGTTCCGCGTCCGACGGTTACACGCTGCTCATGGTGAACAGCACCTTCGCGATGAATGCCGGCTTGTACTCGAAGCTCAAGTTCGACTCGGTGCGCGACTTCACCGCGATCGCACGGGTCGCCTCCACCTCCGGCATCGTTGCGGTTCATCCTTCGCTCGCCGTCGGTTCGATCAAGGAGCTGATCGCAGCCGCGCGGACGAGACCTGGAAAAATCGCCTATTCGTCGTGCGGGAGCGGAACGCCGCAGCATCTCTCCGGCGAGCTGCTCAAGTTCCTGGCGAAGATCGAGCTGATCCACGTGCCGTACAAGGGCTGCGCACCGGCGCTCGCCGATGGCCTGGCGGGTCAGGTGCCCGTCATTTTCAATACCGTTCCGAACGTGCTGCCGCATGCGCGAGCGGGGCGCTTGCGCGCGCTTGCGGTGACGTCCGGAAAGCGCTTCGCCCTCGAACCCGATTTGCACACGGTCGCCGAGGCTGGGCTGGAAGGCTACGACGTCGATCAGTGGTTCGCGGTGCTCGGCCCGAGCGGAATCCCGCAGCCGATCGTCGCTACGCTGAATCGCGAGATCGTACGCATCGTTGCGGCGCCCGCGTTGCGCGAGAAGCTGATCGCTCAGTATTTCGTTCCGGCGCCGTCCACACCCGAGCAGATGACGACCATCGTGCGCCAGGACATCGCTCGCTGGGCGAAATTGATCAAGCAGGTCGGCATCCGGGTGGATTGA
- the ybiB gene encoding DNA-binding protein YbiB — protein sequence MKSYAEYLLLLDGQGALIPQHELELLAGALLDGGIPDVELGALLATVRRPFASGHLLRSLLAALDTRVTRWRGDDRHRPVVIGCYGGATNMPNLAPLLGLLLARFDVPVLMHGPLHADQGVSTALVLRELGIMPCAQAPQVAEELATRRLAFVPDALAAPGLAALLALRPRLGPLPLLVTAARLIDPFDCGALVIAGADSDDEIELMRGSVATNRTRVLLLRATEGEAFANPFRRPRMEYWESGEQRILFDAAEPQARRAAALPAALDVRSTAAWLRQACDGVRAVPTPIVNQLAACLHAVGYCDDFNQAKALAAVATTRRHVA from the coding sequence ATGAAGTCGTACGCCGAGTACCTGCTATTGCTCGATGGCCAGGGCGCGCTGATTCCGCAGCACGAGCTGGAGCTGCTTGCAGGCGCACTGCTCGACGGGGGAATCCCGGATGTCGAGCTCGGCGCGCTGCTTGCCACGGTGCGCAGGCCGTTCGCTTCCGGCCACCTACTGCGCTCGCTGCTTGCTGCGCTCGACACGCGGGTGACGCGCTGGCGCGGCGACGATAGACACCGGCCGGTCGTGATCGGTTGCTACGGCGGAGCGACCAACATGCCGAACCTGGCGCCGCTGCTCGGACTGCTGCTGGCCCGCTTCGACGTGCCGGTGTTGATGCACGGACCGCTGCACGCGGATCAGGGTGTGTCCACCGCCCTGGTATTGCGCGAGCTCGGGATCATGCCTTGTGCGCAGGCGCCTCAGGTGGCCGAGGAGCTCGCGACCCGGCGCCTCGCGTTCGTTCCGGATGCATTGGCTGCGCCGGGTCTCGCCGCGTTGCTGGCGCTGCGGCCTCGTCTCGGTCCGCTGCCGTTGCTCGTCACCGCCGCACGCCTGATCGATCCGTTCGACTGCGGTGCGCTGGTCATTGCGGGGGCTGATAGCGACGACGAGATCGAGCTGATGCGCGGCAGTGTTGCAACCAACCGAACACGCGTGCTGCTGCTGCGTGCCACCGAGGGCGAGGCGTTCGCCAATCCGTTCAGGCGCCCCCGCATGGAATACTGGGAATCGGGCGAGCAGCGCATCCTGTTCGACGCGGCCGAGCCGCAAGCGCGCCGCGCAGCCGCACTTCCCGCCGCGCTCGATGTGCGCTCGACCGCCGCCTGGCTACGACAAGCGTGCGACGGCGTGCGCGCGGTGCCTACACCGATCGTCAATCAGCTGGCGGCCTGCCTGCACGCCGTGGGCTATTGCGACGATTTCAATCAGGCCAAGGCGCTGGCTGCGGTCGCCACGACCCGACGCCACGTCGCTTGA
- a CDS encoding SpoIIE family protein phosphatase, translating to MKDSYQERLSAGESLIAIGYSGRACGKDVSEDFFDLACPSLEDWEARGLVFAIADGVSGGGGRRAAETCVRTVLSDFYATPLAWDIARRLDRIIGALNAWIASHNARAAESECMLSTLSVLVLHGAQFYAGHVGDSRIYRLRGGHCECLTTDHVWPRADMRHVLRRAVGLDQHLVVDCFSDAVQPGDRFLMVTDGVWEVLGETGLRAVLAAASEPEAMAEALVQRSAERQRSYYGHNDATAAVVEVRAIAESVAA from the coding sequence ATGAAGGATTCGTACCAGGAGCGGCTGTCGGCGGGCGAAAGCCTCATCGCCATCGGCTATTCGGGTCGTGCCTGCGGCAAGGACGTGAGCGAAGATTTTTTCGACCTGGCCTGTCCGTCTCTGGAGGACTGGGAAGCGCGCGGGCTGGTGTTCGCCATTGCCGACGGCGTAAGCGGCGGCGGCGGACGGCGTGCTGCCGAGACCTGCGTGCGCACCGTGCTGTCCGATTTCTACGCCACGCCGCTCGCCTGGGACATAGCCCGGCGCCTGGATCGCATCATCGGTGCGCTCAATGCCTGGATCGCCTCCCACAACGCGCGTGCGGCCGAATCCGAGTGCATGCTCTCGACTCTCTCGGTTCTGGTGCTGCACGGCGCGCAGTTTTACGCCGGCCATGTCGGCGACAGCCGCATCTATCGCCTGCGCGGCGGGCATTGCGAGTGCCTTACGACCGATCATGTGTGGCCGCGTGCCGACATGCGGCACGTGCTGCGTCGCGCGGTGGGCCTGGACCAGCATCTGGTGGTCGATTGTTTCTCGGATGCCGTGCAACCCGGCGACCGGTTCCTCATGGTCACCGACGGCGTATGGGAGGTCCTCGGCGAGACGGGATTGCGCGCGGTGCTGGCCGCGGCGAGCGAGCCCGAAGCCATGGCGGAAGCGCTGGTTCAGCGCTCGGCGGAAAGACAGCGCAGCTACTACGGGCACAACGATGCGACCGCGGCCGTGGTGGAAGTGCGCGCCATCGCGGAAAGCGTAGCGGCCTGA
- a CDS encoding NAD-dependent epimerase/dehydratase family protein — MHVLVTGGAGFIGSHSVEALLAEGARVTVLDNLSTGKRANVPEHERVEWIEGDIRDAATVRRALEGATHVLHLAAQVSVRASLEDPAHSASHNIAGFLNVAEAARSAGRVRLVYASSAAVYGAPETLPLDEGAPCRPTSPYGLEKSIDDQYAALYRNLYGVSLLGMRYFNVYGPRQDPASPYAGVISRFAACIGADSPLTVFGDGRQTRDFVYVGDVARANVAALKSSYDGVLNVGTGTSVSLLQLIEALGRCAGRTPQVRFDPPVPGDIRDSAMRPEQMRKILGFVPATVLVDGLRQLLAAKP; from the coding sequence ATGCACGTATTGGTTACGGGCGGCGCCGGATTCATCGGCTCGCATAGCGTCGAGGCATTGCTCGCAGAGGGCGCTCGCGTCACCGTGCTCGACAATCTCAGCACGGGCAAGCGTGCCAATGTTCCCGAGCACGAGCGCGTCGAATGGATCGAGGGCGACATCCGCGATGCTGCGACCGTTCGGCGCGCGCTCGAGGGCGCTACCCACGTGCTGCACTTGGCTGCACAAGTCTCCGTGCGCGCATCGCTCGAAGATCCTGCGCATTCGGCGAGCCATAACATCGCGGGCTTTCTCAACGTCGCCGAGGCCGCGCGCAGCGCCGGTCGCGTGCGCCTGGTGTATGCGTCCAGCGCCGCGGTGTATGGGGCGCCGGAAACGCTGCCGCTGGACGAGGGCGCACCTTGCCGGCCGACCTCGCCCTACGGCCTGGAGAAGTCGATCGACGATCAGTACGCCGCGCTCTATCGCAATCTGTACGGGGTGAGTCTGCTGGGCATGCGCTATTTCAACGTGTATGGCCCGCGCCAGGACCCGGCTTCGCCGTATGCCGGCGTGATCAGCCGCTTTGCCGCTTGCATCGGCGCCGATAGCCCGCTCACGGTATTCGGCGACGGCCGCCAGACCCGCGACTTCGTCTACGTCGGCGATGTCGCTCGCGCCAACGTCGCGGCGCTGAAATCGTCCTACGATGGCGTGCTGAACGTGGGCACGGGCACGAGCGTGAGCTTGCTGCAGTTGATCGAGGCGCTGGGGCGCTGCGCGGGTCGAACGCCGCAGGTGCGCTTCGATCCGCCCGTGCCCGGCGACATTCGTGATTCTGCGATGCGCCCGGAGCAGATGCGCAAAATCCTCGGCTTCGTGCCGGCGACCGTTCTGGTGGACGGGCTCAGGCAGTTGCTCGCCGCCAAGCCTTAG
- a CDS encoding DUF2007 domain-containing protein has protein sequence MIKAYTAANLQDAHILLGLLRASGIEAHILNANAAGGLGEIPFAQVYPEIWLANARDLSTARQVFEGFERPLPAAPPRPCPACGEENPAGFEICWNCAAPTAPA, from the coding sequence ATGATCAAGGCGTACACGGCCGCGAACTTGCAGGACGCGCATATTCTGCTCGGCTTGTTGCGCGCGAGCGGCATCGAAGCACACATCCTTAACGCCAATGCGGCGGGCGGGCTGGGCGAGATTCCGTTCGCGCAGGTCTATCCGGAGATCTGGCTCGCGAATGCACGCGATCTGAGCACGGCGCGGCAGGTATTCGAAGGCTTCGAGCGCCCGCTGCCGGCCGCGCCGCCCAGGCCGTGTCCAGCGTGCGGCGAGGAAAATCCGGCCGGGTTCGAGATCTGCTGGAACTGCGCTGCGCCGACGGCGCCTGCGTAG